One Blastocatellia bacterium DNA window includes the following coding sequences:
- a CDS encoding peptidylprolyl isomerase encodes MLKNKLTLQNFCYLVLAVVITLNFSSLTLAQKRKPVTKPKTTTPAPTPTPTPVKPPEPETIRPPETLLSVEEMEKLVAVVELDENKEFTLAFYPKSAPNHVRQFIWLARSGYFNGMSISRVIPKYIVQSGNPGSWEENNPNLKKRFDIPKLKA; translated from the coding sequence ATGTTAAAAAATAAATTAACACTCCAAAATTTCTGTTATTTAGTTTTAGCTGTAGTAATAACTCTAAATTTTTCTTCCTTAACTTTAGCACAAAAACGTAAGCCTGTAACAAAGCCAAAGACAACAACACCAGCACCCACTCCAACGCCTACACCCGTTAAGCCACCAGAGCCAGAAACCATTCGCCCGCCGGAAACGCTTCTTAGTGTAGAGGAAATGGAAAAGTTAGTAGCTGTAGTTGAATTAGACGAAAACAAAGAATTTACCCTAGCATTTTATCCTAAATCAGCACCAAATCATGTACGTCAATTTATTTGGCTGGCTCGTTCAGGTTATTTTAATGGAATGTCAATTAGCCGAGTGATTCCAAAATATATTGTTCAAAGTGGTAATCCTGGGTCATGGGAAGAAAATAACCCTAACTTAAAAAAACGCTTTGATATTCCAAAGCTAAAAGCTTAG
- a CDS encoding tetratricopeptide repeat protein: MKRCPVCHQEYSDAVTMCPYDGQSLETGPDPMLGKLLEGKYRLESCIGIGGMATVYLATRMQIGDNVAVKILNQESLKNPLAVARFRREAQAAARIRHNCVVTIHDMGNLPEGNTFLVMEYIRGHSLRDELKEQKTLSIPRAISLISTVCNAVHAAHEAGIIHRDLKPENIMVEKLSDNSESIKVVDFGVAELREHIISDALTKLTEAGMMVGTPYYISPEQCRGEPLDPRADIYSLGIILYELLTGNVPFRGRTLSAVIIQHATEPPPSIRKVRPDLTEAVETPILRSLANDRNKRPATAREMGQELEQALAGITLTESVDILIEPIAEASSKFLTSPKTGANPSARKSGLLNYDSLTGLHSHGYFIRNLEENLLRCAQLNEPLGIIIFGVDKLKQVNNTYGYLLGDLLIREVGHLLSQNLPEQMTLCRAPGDGLTTMAATRQPELLVQLATKLINVVKQTRLLTKELPEGLEVSLSAGIAFYPMDSTDATDLFEIAKQSLAKAKTLGHSQVARKGQSGQLSQLSNSVEPQIQFENFVGRKTELEKIQRNFEQSVAGRGRFVLITGDAGLGKTRLVEEFRRQSAGKDVLFLQGRFYESGGAIPYKAFCDSLRGSIHYLMEYNQAETQEVFGSMAGQVITDFSSNDPLSILLSGEAVANAEQEKYRIFDYLVRIYVNLSKLRPIILFLDDLQWADELTLDFLAYLIRNSSGERLFFVATSREWELTNENNPVRSWLRQMSRYGSQEQIKLSPLTETETAKVLESMFGYINISQAMLSKVCQETKGNPFYIMEIVRLLQEEKAIQWTGEHWHCKDVGEIHLPTSVVDLVEAHLVKLAAQDLEVFTQAAILGDEFTFEILQAVTDFDEDKLLSIVEAGLREHILKEEPHSREDRYSFYHSTVRKVLYERTSRRRRKRLHQQIGNKLEELYADRANKIAAELVYHYYNAEDYEHALSYAVEAGNLAWRALAFSEAAKYYEWAEKSIQNLMASLKDESLNRTTGGNKILQLAACGLQIESDRMAQYHLNYGQLFMQLGNHQRAESQLRQTLELARQVKSLKLVGRAFTALGELYRQYGQLTRGLEYGEQGLAVLTSIEDSEWEVQALMVIGASHEGLGHFSQALEQYEGALVLARKIKDRFQESNALWGMGVIYFRLGQYEKAQESAQRALEISTITGYRLVQERCYNLIGAILLEIGLFPDALRNFERALKVARDMGYRLRETSILNNIGEHYRRQMRYQEAYEYYQQALAITKETSDRPTEASILLNIGLLYQGQGNHETALSEFVKAQKLIQELGLRPTELETLVSIGDSLSAINNMKDAQSYYKYALDLSRQSGSPVFEWRALYGLARCEIVKGDKKAAVKLLRKSVEVIDLLSSELNTYANRVSFLKNKQIVYNDLAELTQELNKDGGV, from the coding sequence ATGAAACGCTGTCCTGTTTGCCACCAAGAATATAGCGATGCTGTAACAATGTGTCCTTACGATGGTCAATCACTAGAAACTGGCCCAGACCCTATGTTAGGTAAGCTGCTAGAAGGAAAATACCGTTTAGAAAGCTGTATCGGTATTGGTGGTATGGCTACTGTCTATCTAGCAACTAGAATGCAGATAGGTGATAACGTCGCCGTTAAAATTCTTAATCAAGAATCCTTAAAGAACCCTTTAGCCGTAGCTCGTTTTCGTCGTGAAGCTCAGGCTGCTGCTCGTATTCGCCATAATTGTGTAGTAACAATACATGACATGGGAAATTTACCAGAAGGTAATACTTTTTTGGTAATGGAATATATCCGAGGTCATAGCTTAAGAGACGAATTAAAAGAACAAAAAACTTTATCTATTCCAAGAGCAATTTCTTTAATTAGCACTGTTTGTAATGCTGTGCATGCAGCACATGAAGCAGGAATCATCCACCGTGACTTAAAGCCAGAAAATATTATGGTAGAAAAACTTTCAGATAATTCTGAAAGTATCAAAGTTGTAGATTTTGGTGTTGCAGAACTTCGGGAACATATTATTAGCGATGCCTTAACTAAACTTACTGAAGCAGGGATGATGGTAGGAACACCTTACTATATTTCTCCTGAGCAATGCCGCGGAGAGCCTCTTGACCCAAGAGCCGATATTTACAGTTTAGGAATTATTCTATATGAACTGCTTACGGGAAATGTGCCTTTTAGAGGTCGTACACTTTCGGCAGTAATTATTCAGCATGCAACAGAACCACCGCCATCGATTCGCAAAGTTCGACCTGATCTTACCGAAGCAGTGGAAACACCTATTTTACGTTCACTTGCCAACGATCGTAATAAACGCCCAGCAACCGCTCGTGAAATGGGACAAGAACTAGAGCAGGCCCTGGCTGGTATTACGCTTACTGAATCTGTAGACATTTTGATTGAGCCTATTGCTGAAGCTAGTAGTAAATTTCTTACATCTCCTAAAACAGGTGCAAACCCTTCAGCACGTAAAAGCGGACTTCTTAATTATGATAGTTTGACTGGACTACATTCACATGGTTATTTTATTCGTAATTTAGAAGAAAATTTGCTCCGTTGTGCGCAACTTAATGAGCCTCTTGGAATAATTATTTTTGGTGTAGATAAGCTTAAACAAGTAAACAATACCTATGGTTATTTACTTGGTGACTTATTAATTAGAGAAGTAGGACATCTACTAAGCCAAAACCTACCTGAACAAATGACGCTTTGCCGCGCACCTGGAGACGGTTTGACTACTATGGCAGCAACTAGACAGCCAGAATTATTAGTTCAGCTTGCGACTAAGTTAATTAACGTAGTAAAACAAACTAGATTACTTACTAAAGAATTACCTGAAGGACTAGAAGTTTCACTATCAGCAGGAATAGCCTTTTATCCTATGGATAGCACAGATGCTACAGACCTTTTTGAGATTGCCAAACAATCTTTAGCAAAAGCAAAAACTTTAGGTCATAGCCAAGTTGCCCGTAAGGGTCAAAGCGGCCAGCTTAGTCAACTAAGTAATAGTGTAGAACCTCAAATTCAGTTTGAAAACTTTGTTGGTCGTAAAACAGAACTAGAAAAAATACAACGTAATTTTGAACAAAGTGTAGCTGGACGTGGGCGTTTTGTATTAATTACTGGTGATGCTGGACTAGGTAAAACCCGTCTAGTAGAAGAGTTTCGCCGTCAGTCTGCTGGAAAAGATGTTTTATTTTTACAAGGCCGTTTCTATGAATCTGGTGGAGCAATTCCTTATAAAGCTTTTTGTGATTCTCTTCGAGGATCAATACATTACTTGATGGAATATAACCAAGCAGAGACCCAAGAAGTTTTTGGTTCTATGGCAGGTCAAGTTATTACAGATTTTAGTAGTAATGATCCTCTATCTATATTACTTAGTGGTGAAGCTGTTGCTAATGCAGAGCAGGAAAAATATCGCATTTTTGATTATTTAGTAAGAATTTATGTAAATTTATCTAAGTTACGTCCAATAATTTTATTTTTAGATGATTTACAATGGGCAGATGAGCTTACCTTAGATTTTCTAGCTTATTTAATCCGTAATAGTTCAGGGGAACGCTTATTTTTTGTTGCAACTTCGCGTGAATGGGAATTAACTAACGAAAACAACCCTGTGCGTAGTTGGCTAAGACAGATGAGCCGCTATGGATCTCAAGAACAAATTAAACTATCACCTTTAACTGAGACTGAAACTGCTAAAGTTTTGGAATCAATGTTTGGATATATAAATATTTCTCAAGCAATGCTAAGTAAAGTTTGTCAGGAAACTAAGGGTAATCCTTTTTATATAATGGAGATAGTCCGACTTCTTCAAGAAGAAAAAGCTATTCAATGGACTGGAGAACATTGGCATTGTAAAGATGTAGGTGAAATTCACCTTCCAACCTCTGTAGTTGATTTAGTAGAGGCTCATTTAGTAAAACTAGCGGCTCAGGATTTAGAAGTTTTTACCCAAGCAGCTATTTTAGGCGATGAATTTACTTTTGAAATCCTACAAGCTGTTACAGATTTTGACGAAGACAAGCTTTTAAGTATTGTTGAAGCTGGACTTAGAGAACATATCTTAAAAGAAGAACCACACTCACGAGAAGATCGCTATTCTTTTTACCATAGTACGGTTAGAAAAGTTTTATATGAACGCACTAGCCGCCGTCGTCGTAAGCGGTTGCATCAACAAATTGGCAATAAATTAGAAGAACTCTATGCCGACCGTGCCAATAAAATCGCGGCTGAACTGGTCTATCATTACTATAATGCTGAAGATTACGAACATGCTTTAAGCTATGCTGTAGAAGCAGGAAATCTAGCATGGCGTGCTTTAGCCTTCTCAGAAGCGGCTAAATATTATGAATGGGCAGAAAAATCTATTCAAAATTTAATGGCTTCGCTTAAGGATGAAAGCTTAAATCGTACTACTGGCGGCAATAAAATCCTTCAGCTTGCTGCTTGTGGCTTACAGATTGAGTCTGACCGCATGGCTCAATATCACTTAAATTACGGCCAGCTTTTTATGCAGCTAGGCAATCATCAACGTGCTGAATCCCAATTAAGACAAACCTTAGAGCTTGCTAGACAAGTAAAATCATTAAAGCTAGTTGGACGTGCTTTTACTGCACTTGGTGAACTTTATCGCCAATATGGTCAATTAACACGTGGACTAGAATATGGTGAACAAGGTTTAGCCGTACTTACCTCAATAGAAGATTCTGAATGGGAAGTTCAAGCCTTAATGGTAATAGGAGCATCTCATGAAGGATTAGGACATTTTTCTCAAGCCCTAGAACAATATGAAGGTGCTTTAGTGTTGGCTAGAAAAATCAAAGATCGCTTCCAGGAAAGCAATGCTCTTTGGGGTATGGGTGTAATTTATTTTCGTTTAGGTCAATATGAAAAAGCTCAAGAGTCAGCACAACGAGCATTAGAAATTAGTACCATTACAGGTTATCGACTAGTCCAGGAACGTTGCTATAACCTGATTGGAGCAATACTTTTAGAAATTGGTCTATTTCCTGATGCCTTAAGAAATTTTGAACGCGCTCTAAAAGTTGCTCGTGATATGGGTTATAGACTACGTGAAACTTCTATTCTTAATAACATAGGCGAGCATTATCGCCGTCAAATGCGCTATCAAGAAGCTTATGAATATTACCAACAAGCCTTAGCAATTACTAAAGAAACATCTGATCGTCCTACAGAAGCATCTATTTTGCTTAATATTGGGCTACTTTACCAGGGTCAAGGTAATCATGAAACGGCTCTATCAGAATTTGTTAAAGCACAAAAATTAATTCAAGAACTAGGTCTAAGACCTACAGAGCTAGAAACCCTAGTTAGCATAGGTGATTCACTTTCTGCAATTAACAATATGAAAGACGCTCAAAGTTATTACAAATATGCTTTAGATCTTTCCCGTCAATCTGGTAGTCCTGTCTTTGAATGGCGTGCTTTATATGGGCTTGCACGATGTGAAATAGTAAAAGGCGATAAAAAAGCTGCCGTTAAATTACTACGTAAATCCGTGGAAGTAATAGATCTATTATCATCAGAATTAAATACTTATGCAAACCGTGTTAGTTTCTTAAAAAATAAGCAAATTGTTTACAATGACTTAGCAGAACTAACCCAAGAATTAAACAAAGATGGAGGTGTCTAG
- the trpE gene encoding anthranilate synthase component I yields MFVTPKNFSEFAQMASQGNVIPIAKRIAADLLTPVAAYLRLQQSNPYCFLLESIEGGEQVARYSFLGVEPNLIIRVRGRTVETIKNGQVERLPGTLLDALRQYLGHLIPVKPPNLPPFTGGAVGYLSYDMVRWFERIPNKNPDDLKIDDALLMFFSSILAFDHVKQQLIIIVNVFTQRTDAVSLEEKYQQALVEIEQIEQKLSTPLILPNKNTSYSGQDKLTASFLVRSNFTKEQFETAVLRAKEHIKAGDIFQVVLSQRFETNISTPAFQIYRALRMINPSPYMFYLNLGDMSLVGASPEMLVRCKDRKLDYRPIAGTRARGVDDIDDALLGEELRADEKEVAEHIMLVDLGRNDLGRVSEIGSVEVLDLMSIERYSHVMHMVSKLRSELRVGNDCFDALVSCFPAGTVSGAPKVRALEVVDELEPTRRGPYAGAVMYLDYSGNLDSCIAIRTILVKDSKAYIQAGAGIVADSVPEKEYIETVNKARALLKAVEIAEKEL; encoded by the coding sequence ATGTTTGTCACCCCAAAAAATTTTTCAGAATTTGCTCAGATGGCTAGCCAAGGAAATGTTATTCCTATAGCCAAAAGAATTGCTGCTGACTTGCTCACCCCTGTAGCAGCTTACTTAAGACTTCAACAGTCTAATCCTTACTGTTTTTTACTAGAGTCTATTGAGGGAGGCGAGCAAGTTGCTCGCTATTCTTTTCTAGGGGTAGAACCTAACTTAATTATTCGGGTACGTGGCCGCACAGTAGAGACAATTAAAAACGGTCAAGTAGAACGCTTGCCAGGAACATTACTAGATGCTTTACGTCAATATTTAGGGCATTTAATCCCTGTAAAACCACCTAATCTACCCCCTTTTACTGGTGGAGCAGTTGGATATTTAAGCTATGATATGGTTCGTTGGTTTGAAAGAATACCTAATAAAAATCCTGATGACCTAAAGATAGATGATGCGCTACTTATGTTTTTTTCATCTATTTTGGCTTTTGACCATGTAAAACAACAGCTAATAATAATTGTTAATGTATTTACTCAAAGAACCGATGCTGTAAGCTTAGAAGAAAAGTATCAGCAGGCTTTAGTAGAAATTGAGCAAATAGAACAAAAGCTTAGCACTCCTCTTATCCTTCCTAACAAAAATACTAGCTATTCTGGTCAAGATAAACTTACTGCATCTTTTCTAGTACGTTCTAACTTTACCAAAGAACAATTTGAAACAGCCGTATTACGAGCCAAGGAACATATTAAAGCTGGAGATATTTTCCAAGTTGTTTTATCACAACGCTTTGAAACTAATATTTCTACTCCAGCATTTCAAATCTACCGTGCCTTACGTATGATTAACCCTTCACCTTATATGTTTTACTTAAATCTGGGAGATATGTCTTTAGTAGGTGCTTCCCCAGAAATGCTAGTTCGTTGTAAAGACAGAAAACTAGATTATCGTCCAATTGCAGGAACTAGGGCAAGAGGTGTAGATGATATTGATGATGCTTTATTAGGTGAAGAACTCCGTGCAGATGAAAAAGAAGTGGCAGAACATATTATGCTAGTCGACCTAGGTCGTAATGACTTGGGCCGCGTTTCTGAAATTGGCTCTGTAGAAGTACTAGATTTAATGTCTATTGAACGTTATTCGCATGTAATGCACATGGTATCAAAACTACGTAGCGAACTGCGGGTTGGTAATGATTGTTTTGATGCTCTAGTGTCTTGTTTTCCAGCAGGTACAGTTTCAGGCGCACCAAAGGTAAGAGCATTAGAAGTTGTTGATGAACTTGAACCTACTAGACGTGGGCCATATGCTGGAGCCGTTATGTATTTAGATTATTCAGGAAACCTTGATTCTTGTATTGCTATTCGTACAATTCTAGTAAAAGATAGTAAAGCTTATATCCAGGCCGGAGCAGGTATTGTTGCTGACTCAGTTCCAGAAAAAGAATATATTGAAACTGTAAATAAAGCCCGTGCTTTACTCAAAGCTGTAGAAATTGCAGAAAAAGAATTATAA
- a CDS encoding bifunctional phosphoribosyl-AMP cyclohydrolase/phosphoribosyl-ATP diphosphatase HisIE, whose translation MSVEILIQNLKFDEQGLIPAVVQHSRTNEILTLAYMNEESLTRTLQTGQTWFWSRSRKELWHKGGTSGNFQNVVDIRLDCDGDALVVMVDPEGPACHLGEDSCFHRQLQENEYQHLQKSISLVNQSSLELGILLDELYRLIEERKKKRPEGSYTTYLFNAGLDKILKKVGEESAETIIAAKNHSTQQMAAEISDLLYHLLVLMSERGVHLEDIFNELKQRASKATERKYT comes from the coding sequence ATGTCTGTCGAAATACTTATTCAAAACTTAAAGTTTGACGAGCAAGGGCTAATCCCGGCTGTTGTCCAACATTCTCGCACGAATGAGATTTTGACACTTGCTTATATGAATGAGGAAAGCTTAACTCGTACACTTCAAACAGGGCAAACCTGGTTTTGGAGTCGCTCACGGAAAGAATTATGGCACAAGGGGGGAACTTCTGGTAACTTCCAGAATGTTGTAGATATTCGGCTAGATTGCGATGGAGATGCGCTAGTAGTAATGGTTGACCCTGAGGGCCCAGCCTGTCACTTAGGCGAAGATAGTTGCTTTCATCGTCAATTACAAGAAAATGAATACCAGCATTTGCAAAAAAGTATTTCCCTAGTAAATCAAAGTTCATTAGAATTAGGCATTCTCCTAGATGAACTTTATCGCCTAATAGAAGAAAGAAAAAAGAAACGTCCAGAAGGTTCATATACCACTTATCTATTTAATGCTGGACTAGATAAGATTCTAAAAAAAGTTGGGGAAGAATCGGCAGAAACCATTATTGCAGCTAAAAATCATTCTACCCAACAAATGGCAGCAGAAATATCTGATTTACTTTATCACCTACTAGTTTTAATGAGTGAGCGAGGTGTACATTTAGAAGATATATTTAATGAGCTAAAACAGCGTGCTAGTAAAGCTACTGAACGAAAGTACACATAA
- the hisF gene encoding imidazole glycerol phosphate synthase subunit HisF, translated as MLAKRIIPCLDVDNGRVVKGINFLSLSDAGDPVTQAHRYDQEGADELIFLDITASSDKRKTVLKMVRDVADCVFIPFTVGGGISNLEDIREILLAGADKVSINTAAINNPSLISQAATRFGSQCIVVAIDAKEVSPNVWEVYTHGGRKASGLNALEWASRVEELGAGEILLTSMDMDGTKKGYDLALTSQIADTVKIPVIASGGAGTLEHLYKALTTGKAAAVLAASIFHFGQFSISEAKKYLADQGVLVR; from the coding sequence ATGCTTGCTAAAAGAATTATCCCTTGTCTTGATGTTGATAATGGTCGAGTGGTTAAAGGTATTAATTTTCTTTCTTTATCCGACGCAGGAGATCCTGTAACTCAAGCCCATCGTTATGATCAAGAAGGAGCAGATGAGTTAATTTTTTTAGATATTACTGCATCATCAGATAAGCGTAAGACAGTATTAAAGATGGTAAGAGATGTAGCAGATTGTGTATTTATTCCCTTCACGGTTGGAGGTGGAATTAGCAATCTTGAAGACATTAGAGAAATACTTTTAGCTGGAGCAGATAAAGTTTCTATTAATACAGCAGCAATAAATAACCCTAGTTTAATTTCACAAGCAGCAACCCGTTTTGGGAGTCAATGTATAGTTGTAGCTATTGATGCTAAAGAAGTTAGTCCAAATGTCTGGGAAGTTTACACACATGGAGGACGTAAAGCTAGCGGGTTAAATGCTTTAGAGTGGGCCAGCCGTGTCGAAGAGCTAGGAGCAGGAGAAATTCTTCTTACTAGTATGGATATGGACGGCACTAAAAAAGGTTATGACCTAGCTTTAACTAGCCAAATTGCTGACACAGTTAAAATTCCTGTAATTGCTTCTGGTGGAGCAGGAACACTTGAGCATCTTTACAAAGCATTAACAACTGGCAAAGCAGCAGCAGTTTTAGCTGCATCAATATTTCATTTTGGGCAATTTAGCATTTCAGAAGCAAAGAAATATTTAGCTGATCAAGGTGTATTAGTTAGGTAA